A region from the Desulfoglaeba alkanexedens ALDC genome encodes:
- a CDS encoding OmpA family protein: protein MSRNKKNSDNGPSSDGWMVTFATLCTLLLMFFVLLLSMSSLNSRAIQSSFHNFESAGGILMFKTHGKVTAQRDMVIEDISKSLESVHLMDVRDLDEVIHGPPSRKEIRLPDSFGNAIFYKKRFGTENFSFIFGSKLLFESGSAQLKPDAYPILRKMAKFMIETPYHVYIDGHTDDVPVRGLHYASNDELSLARARAVMDYLIGECLVPEEKLALGAYGSTLPMADNKTPEGRELNRRVELIFHKPS, encoded by the coding sequence ATGAGTCGAAACAAGAAAAACAGCGACAACGGTCCAAGCTCCGATGGCTGGATGGTCACCTTTGCGACCCTGTGTACCTTACTTCTGATGTTTTTCGTGCTGCTTCTCAGCATGTCGTCTTTGAATTCACGCGCCATTCAAAGCAGCTTTCACAACTTCGAAAGTGCCGGCGGCATCCTCATGTTCAAGACGCACGGCAAAGTCACGGCCCAAAGAGACATGGTGATCGAGGATATCAGCAAGAGCCTTGAAAGCGTCCACCTGATGGACGTACGAGACCTTGACGAGGTGATCCACGGGCCGCCCTCCCGAAAGGAAATTCGGCTGCCGGATTCTTTCGGTAACGCCATCTTCTACAAGAAAAGGTTCGGCACAGAGAATTTCTCTTTCATCTTCGGAAGCAAGCTCCTTTTCGAAAGCGGCAGCGCTCAACTCAAACCCGATGCCTACCCGATTCTTCGAAAGATGGCGAAATTCATGATCGAGACCCCTTACCATGTCTACATCGACGGCCATACCGACGACGTTCCCGTGCGGGGTCTCCATTACGCTTCCAACGACGAACTTTCCCTGGCCAGAGCGCGGGCCGTGATGGACTACCTGATCGGTGAGTGCCTGGTGCCGGAAGAAAAACTGGCTTTGGGAGCCTATGGCAGCACCCTTCCCATGGCCGACAACAAAACCCCCGAAGGCCGTGAACTCAACCGCCGGGTCGAACTGATCTTTCACAAACCGAGCTGA
- a CDS encoding flagellar export chaperone FlgN, whose translation MRDHQDFRPNRRENPPPFKGGDGFSAREESEDPAPMASALQAAEALKAALESERRLLRNPSTDAFLKVLSQKEFLAISLKEKLACALETGNSDIAEASDTRRRLKETLIEIQALNESNRIFIEGYLEYFQDFAQVFTRPSYPSRTGERAARPPYKGLSISREA comes from the coding sequence ATGAGAGATCATCAGGACTTTAGGCCGAATCGGCGGGAAAATCCGCCGCCGTTTAAGGGCGGAGACGGCTTCTCGGCTCGCGAGGAAAGCGAAGACCCCGCCCCCATGGCTTCGGCGCTCCAGGCCGCCGAGGCCCTCAAGGCCGCCCTCGAATCCGAGAGACGGCTTCTGAGGAACCCTTCCACGGACGCGTTTCTCAAGGTCCTGTCCCAGAAGGAATTTCTCGCCATCTCGCTCAAGGAAAAATTGGCCTGCGCCTTGGAGACGGGGAACTCCGACATCGCCGAAGCCTCCGACACACGAAGACGCCTCAAGGAAACCCTGATCGAGATTCAGGCGCTCAACGAATCGAACCGCATCTTCATCGAAGGATACCTGGAATATTTTCAGGACTTCGCCCAAGTCTTCACCAGGCCTTCCTATCCGTCACGTACGGGGGAAAGGGCTGCAAGGCCGCCGTACAAGGGCCTTTCCATCAGCCGGGAGGCATGA
- a CDS encoding OmpA/MotB family protein: MPNSKSSERKDRKPPDDGAPESGKWLITYTDVCTLLLTFFVLLLSMSVIDQTRKRAALESVEEAFGFLPYGRSPIGKEEGVDVSEPGAPMIPDAPFDFEMLQEITLKNELDPDVKLMKKGEKLVIVIDEKVLFRSGTFELQPRMQNYLGALAQYLKNDPRELEIRGHTDPFEMLSHPPWTDYSWELSTRRAMAVSRYLMSQGIPADRLSAHGFSYHRPLVDGQRFPHLRHKNHRVEIVVGVVDTLPASLIRSRAQGSPFFNYKNFIFRMFPMPAADRPTDKASRAAHENQGMHTTEPPP, encoded by the coding sequence ATGCCGAACTCGAAATCATCTGAGCGCAAAGACAGGAAACCGCCCGACGACGGTGCACCCGAGTCGGGCAAGTGGCTCATCACTTATACCGATGTCTGCACGCTGCTCCTGACCTTTTTCGTACTGCTGCTCAGCATGTCGGTGATCGATCAAACCCGAAAACGGGCGGCGCTGGAGTCCGTGGAGGAAGCTTTCGGGTTTCTCCCGTATGGCAGGTCACCTATCGGAAAGGAAGAGGGAGTGGACGTGAGCGAACCCGGGGCACCCATGATCCCCGATGCGCCTTTCGATTTTGAAATGCTCCAGGAAATCACATTGAAAAATGAGCTGGACCCCGACGTCAAGCTTATGAAAAAGGGAGAAAAGTTGGTGATCGTCATCGACGAAAAAGTCCTGTTCCGCTCCGGCACGTTCGAACTGCAGCCTCGGATGCAAAACTACCTGGGCGCTCTCGCCCAGTATCTCAAAAACGATCCGCGGGAACTGGAGATCCGCGGTCACACGGATCCCTTTGAGATGCTCAGCCATCCGCCCTGGACCGACTACTCATGGGAACTGTCGACCCGGCGTGCCATGGCCGTGAGCCGGTACCTGATGAGCCAGGGGATTCCAGCCGACCGGCTGAGCGCCCACGGGTTCAGCTATCATCGGCCCCTGGTGGACGGGCAGCGATTCCCGCACCTGCGCCACAAAAACCACCGAGTCGAAATCGTCGTGGGCGTCGTCGATACACTTCCGGCAAGCCTCATCAGGTCGCGGGCGCAAGGAAGTCCTTTTTTCAACTACAAGAATTTCATCTTCAGGATGTTTCCGATGCCCGCGGCGGACCGCCCCACGGACAAAGCCTCCCGGGCAGCCCATGAAAATCAAGGGATGCATACTACGGAACCGCCCCCATGA
- a CDS encoding rod-binding protein, with the protein MRISHAPFPTDAPDRKERERQRLREACQAFEAQLDHYLLKSMRHTVIQAEEPERAREIFEDLLDETLAGEVSRSGEFGLSGLLYRELEPLLEAQPSFSSSDLPGREASEDPPVPADASGAPSLKHPGSPTD; encoded by the coding sequence ATGCGCATCAGTCATGCTCCTTTTCCAACCGACGCGCCGGACCGGAAAGAACGGGAAAGGCAAAGGCTGCGGGAAGCCTGTCAGGCTTTCGAAGCACAGCTCGATCACTACCTGTTGAAGTCCATGCGCCATACCGTCATTCAAGCGGAAGAACCGGAAAGAGCACGTGAAATCTTCGAGGATCTTCTGGACGAAACCCTCGCAGGCGAAGTGAGCAGAAGCGGTGAGTTCGGATTGAGCGGACTCCTCTATCGAGAACTCGAACCGCTTCTCGAAGCCCAGCCTTCGTTTTCCAGCTCCGACTTGCCCGGGCGGGAAGCGTCCGAAGATCCCCCGGTGCCGGCCGACGCTTCGGGCGCTCCAAGCCTCAAGCATCCGGGTTCTCCGACCGATTAG